Below is a window of Flavobacterium cyclinae DNA.
GTAATACTCCTTTAATAAAACACGATTTAGCACAACGTGTTAAAAATCAATTGCGTAAGGTTCCAAATTTAATTTTCTACATAGATGATAGCTTAGATTATATTGAAAAAATTGACAAAGCATTATCGGGTGAAGAAAACCCTATCATTAACAGAGATTTATTAGACAAAAGAAAGAAATCGTAAGTGAACCTTTCCTTATATATAGCCAAACGATATGCTGTAAGTTTCAGCAAAAATAAAGCAATCAATATTATTACCGGAATTGCTTCTGTTGGAATTATAGCCAGCACTATGGCCTTGTTTATATTCCTATCTGTATTTAGCGGTTTAAAAATCTTTAGTTTGAATTTTGCCAATGTTTCTGATCCAGACTTAAAAATTGAAACTAGTATTGGGAAAACTTTTTTTGTTGATCAAAATCAAGAAAACTTGCTCAAAAAAAGTAAAAACATTGCTTCATTTAGTAAAATTGTAGAGGAACGGGTGTATTTTATGTATGACAACAAAGAAATGGTTGCTCATATAAAAGGTGTAGACGATAATTTTATTAAAGTTACAGACTTTAACAAACATTTATATGCTGGAGAATGGTTTGAAAACAATTCTGAAAATATTGTTGTTGGAGCAGATATTAGTAGAAAATTAGGATTGGGATTATTTGATTATAATAATGGTTTAGAATCCTATGCACCAAAACCTGGTAAAGGCAATATTGAAAACCCAAACGAAGCATTTAATAAAATTTTATTATTCCCTTCAGGCATTTATTCTATTAATGAAGAATTAGATGGCAAATATGTCTTTTGTTCAATAGATATTGCAAAACAATTTTTAGAATTAAAAGAAAATGAGATTACAAATCTAGAAATCAAGTTATATCCTAATGCAAGTGAAAATTCTGCTAGAGAAGAACTATCCAGAATTTTAGGAAAATCTATCACTATTAAAAATAGAGCCCAACTAAATGACTCGCTCTATAAAATGCTTCAATCTGAAAATTTATTTATTTATTTATTTAGCACATTAGTAGTTATACTTACTTTATTTTGTTTAGCTGGCGCTATAGTAATGATTATTATTGATAAAAAAGACAACCTTAAAACCTTATATCATTTAGGGGTAAATCAAAGATCGATACGTAAAATATTTTTCACCCAAGGAATTATTATTACTTCTTTTGGGTTAACATTAGGCTTAATTTTAGCAATTGCAATAATTGTACTCCAACAAGAATTTTCAATCATAATGATTACACCCACCATGCCTTATCCAGTTCATTTTGAATGGGAAAATACAATAATTGTGATTTCTACTATACTTGTTTTGGGTATTATTTCTTCTTGGATTGCCTCTGGAACAGTAAACAACACCTTACTACAAGAATAACCTACTCTTTTGGTAAAGGTGCACCTACTGCAATATCACATCGATGTCCTTCTTGACCATGTGGCGGATTGATTCCTGGAGGAGTTGACATCCCTACAATTGTAGCAGACCCACTATTAGAATTCACATTCATCACTGGTTTCTCAACAGGTTTAGGGCTTACTACAGGAGTTGGTTTTTGAGCTTGTGCATTTTGTGCCGGTTTGGAATTTAAAGGAGCTCCAACAGGTATTTCACAACGATGTCCTGGTTGTCCATGAGGTGGATTCATTCCTGGTGCTGTTGTAGTTGTTTGTTGATTTTGAACCGCTTGCTGTGATTGTGGTTGTGAAGTTTGTGGTTGCGATTTTGTTCCCATCCTTTGCTTCAACCATGCCTCACCCGAAAAAGGTTGAGCAGATTTTTGAGTTTCTTCAGTAGTCGTACTTTCAACATCTTTTTTGCAAGAAACAAACAAAATCGTACTAACAAGTCCTAATATTAATAGTATCTTTTTCATTATCATCAATTTTTAAGAAGTTCAAATATAGAACTAATAATTAAAATTTAATTGAATAATAATCAGAATTCGTTTAAATAAAAAAACCTCTCATTTCTGAGAGGTTTTCCGTGAAAGTACCCGGAGTGGGAATCGAACCCACACACCTAAGTACACGAGTTTGAGTCGTGCGCGTCTACCAATTCCGCCATCCGGGCAATGGAAAATGATACTTTTATCATTAAGTGGGTGCAAATGTAAAAAATATTTCTGCAATTCATAAAAAAATAGTTAAAAATATGCTTTCAGAGTTCAATTTTATTTCTAAATTTGCACCTCATTTACACAACACAACACTAACTAACTACTAAACAATAATTTAACATGCTGTATCAAGAACCAGAAGCAAAAATTTTTGCATGTTCTCAGAGTGTGTATTTAGCTGAACAAATTGCTGAAAAGTATGGAGTTTCGCTAGGTAAAGTAACGTTCTCTAAATATAGTGACGGCGAATTTCAGCCTTCTTTTGAAGAATCAATAAGAGGATTGCGCGTATTCCTTGTTTGTTCAACTTTCCCAAGTTCGGACAATTTAATGGAATTATTGTTAATGATAGATGCGGCAAAAAGAGCATCTGCAAGACATATTACTGCGGTTATACCTTATTTTGGTTGGGCAAGACAAGACAGAAAAGACAAACCAAGAGTACCAATTGGAGCTAAGTTAGTTGCAAAACTATTAGAAGCTGCTGGAGCAACCCGAATTATGACTATGGATTTACATGCAGATCAAATTCAAGGGTTCTTTGAAAAACCAGTAGATCACTTATTTGCTTCTACTATCTTTTTACCTTATGTGAGAAGTTTGAATTTAGAAAATTTAACTATCGCATCACCAGATATGGGAGGTTCAAAAAGAGCTTATGCGTATTCTAAATTTTTAGAATCTGACGTTGTAGTTTGTTACAAGCAAAGAAAGAAAGCCAATGTAATCGACACCATGGAGCTTATTGGAGAAGTAAAAGGCAGAAATGTTATTTTAGTTGACGATATGATTGACACTGGAGGAACATTAGCAAAAGCAGCTGATGTAATGATGGAAAAAGGAGCATTAAGTGTTAGAGCAATATGTACGCATCCAATATTATCAGGTGAGGCATATGAAAAAATAGAAAATTCTAAATTATTAGAATTAATTGTTACCGATTCTATTCCTTTAAAGAAAGAATCTAAAAAAATTAAAGTTGTAAGTTGTGCACCATTATTTGCAGAAGTTATGCACATGGTTCAAAACAACAACTCAATTAGTGGTAAATTTTTGATGTAATCTAAAAACCACTTTATTACGTATTTATTAATTATATATATTTTACAATGAAATCAATTACGATTAAAGGATCAGAAAGAGAAAACGTAGGTAAAAAGGCAACTAAAGCCGTACGTGATGCTGGAATGGTTCCTTGCGTTATCTACGGAGGAAATCAACCAGTTCATTTTGTTGCAGACGAAAGAGCATTTAAAGATTTAGTTTACACTCCAAACGCGCACACAGTTGTAGTTGAGTTAAACGGAACGTCTTACAATGTTATTATGCAAGACATTCAGTTTCACCCAGTTTCTGATAAAATTTTACACATCGATTTCTTCCAATTAAGTGATAACAAAGAAATTATCATGGAAGTACCAGTTAAAGTTACAGGAACTTCTCCAGGGGTATTATTAGGAGGTGTTTTACGTTTAAACCAACGTCGTTTAAAAGTAAAAGCTTTACCTAAAAACTTACCTGACTTTGTTGAAGCTAACATTTCAGAATTACAAATGGGTAACAAATTATATGTTACAAAAATTGAAACTAACAATTTCAAATTAATGCACCCAGATAATACTGTAGTATGTCAAGTGAGAATTTCTCGTGCGGCAATGAAAGCAGCTCAAGAAGCAGCAAAAGCAGAAAAAGGAGCAAAAAAGAAAAAATAATTTCTTTACAAACCATACAAAAGAAGCATCAGTATTTACTGGTGCTTTTTTTATGCTTTCCATATTCTAAACTTTGCAGTATTTTTGCAATATGAATTGGTTATCAAATCTATTTAAGAAACAAAAAGAAGACAGTTTACCCATGAAAAAATTCCTAATCGTTGGGCTTGGAAATATTGGCTCAGAATATGCAAATACACGACACAATATAGGATTTAAAGTTTTAGATTATTTAGCTCATAGAGAAGGGATTTCTTTTCAAACTGTAAAATTGGGTGAAGTAGCAGAACTAAAAATCAAAGGAAGGACCATAATATTACTTAAGCCAAACACGTATATGAATCTGAGTGGGAAAGCAGTAAAATATTGGTTAGAGAAAGAAAACATCGAAAAAGAAAATATGTTGGTTATAACCGATGATTTGAATTTAGCATTTGGCACCATCCGAATCAAAACCAAAGGAAGCGATGGTGGCCATAATGGACTTAAAAATATTCAATTATTATTAAATTCAACGGAATATCCTCGTTATAGATTTGGTATCAGTGATGCCTTTAAAAAAGGCCAACAAGTAGATTATGTGCTAGGCGAGTGGACAGAAGAAGAAAAAGAAAAACTAAAAGAGCGCCTTGAAGTTAGTTCAGAAATCATAAAATCTTTTGCTTTAGCAGGATTAAACAACACCATGAACACCTATAATGGTAAATAAAAAAGGGAAGATTAAATACTTCCCTTTTTTGTTAATTTTCAAAATAAATTATTGGATTACAATTTTCTTAACTTCTTTTCTAGAACCATCTTGAACTGTAACAAGATAAATACCAGATTGAACATTTTCTAATTGTAAAGACTCATTAAATAATCCATTTGAATTATATGATTTATTAAAAATTTCTCTACCTCTCACATCGTGAACATTAACTTTAATTTCATTACCTGATGTTGAAGTAAATTGAATATTAAAATTACCATTATTTGGATTTGGATAAACAAGTAAATCTCCAATACTTAATTCGTTTTCATCAACACTTAAAGTTTGAACTGAACAAATATTTAAACTCCAACTATCTAAAGATCCTCCATCCTGATTAAATGCGTCTAAAATTCTTAATGTCCAAGTTCCTGTTGAATTTTCGCCATTAAAAGCAGACAACGCCTGAGTAGGTTGAACAACACCAGAAATTCCAGGGTTTGATCCACAAACAACAGTAGAACCTGAATCATCAAATGTTGCCACAATATTTTGAATATTAGCACTTGTACATGGTCTTGCGAACAATTGAACTTGAGTTCCAGCAGGTGAAATTAAAGTTGCTGTTAAATCATTTATCCATGTATGTGTTAAATTCATCGTTAAATTAATATCGCTAATTACTACCCCTGAAGGAATATTTAATGTAGATTCTATAGTAACATTTGCAGTTGTGGCAATTACCAAAGGCACATCAATAGAATTCAAAGATCCTGAACAAACTCCTGTTGTAAATTTACTTTCAGTACTAAACACTCCGCTACAACCTGAGTTTTTAGGTTTTATTCTCCAATAATAAACAGTGCCTTCAGCTAATCCAGACAACGAAAAGGAGTTTGTATTTGAACTTGTTGCTATAAAAATATTAGTAAATGCAATATCTGTTGCTACTTCAACATCATAAGATGTAGCATTAGGATCTGCTACCCAAGTTAAATCAAAACTTGTTCCTAATCCTACAGCATTATTTGCTGGAGAAGTTAAACTAGGAGTTCCAAAGTTTGCGTTTAACAAATCTAAGTAAAACATAGCGCTTTTTGTAACAGAACCTGAAGTAGCTGTAACTGTAATTCCATATACATTTGGAGTAATTCCTGCTGTATTAGAAACTGTCATAACAACATTTCCATTTGCTGAAATGGAAGTTGGAGAAAAAGAAACAGTGGTTCCTGCAGGATTTCCAGAAGCACTAAAAGTTGTTGTTCCAGAAAAACCACCTAATGCTTGATAATTAATTGTATATGATACAGAAGAACCTTGACAAATAGATTTATTTTGTTCTCCTTCAACTCCATTAAACGAAATATTCATAGTACTCGTTGGGGCTGTAATAGAAAAATTCGAATTAGAAACATCAAAAAAGATATTATCCCATCCTTTAACCATAATTCGATTAGTTGTACCAACAGTATTTGGAACAGAAATTATCTCAGAACCATCATTAGGTACTTTACTTGCTAATAATATTGGAAAAGATGTTCCTCCATTAGTTGACAAGTAAATATCAACATATTTTGCATTAATTCCGTTTACATCAGTTCCCGCAACATCCCATGTAACATTTTGATTGGTACCTGCTTGCCAAGAAACGGCAGTATTAGGTGAATTTACAACAAAAGGACCTGCAACACCATTAACTGTTACTTTCATTAAATCTGTTGCTGTTTGCCCAACTCCTGAAACATTATCTCTTACAGTTAATGAAAAATTTAAGTCTCTAGCTACAGATGGACAAACCTCCCAAGTATTAGAAGTAGCACCTGTTAACACAGTTGCCATACTTGGCATATATCGTATTGGAGAAGATGTTCCCCAAATCGATCTAAACATTGGACCAACAGCACGAGTTGGAGTTGGCGCAGCAGTAGAGTTTGGATTTCCTGGGTCATTTTGTTCCCAAGTATAGGTAATTGGATTTCCATCAGGATCTGAACCTTGTCCAACCAACATAAAAGCAGTTGATTTTGGGATTATATAATCTCTACCTGCATCTGCTGTAGGTGGATTATTTGCAAAATTTGTTAATGGTAATGTTGGTTGACTAACGCCAAATTTTACATTATCCATAATATCTCTAATATTTACATATGTAAAATAGGCATCACTATTATTTTGAACGTTTGTTGGACAAATTCCGGCATACCCCATAATAGTAGACCCTGAACCTGGCTCAACCTCTGTTAATCCACTTCCAGATCTACAATTTGAACTACTTTGAGTGTGATAACCTCCAAATTGGTGACCCATTTCATGAGCAACATAATCAATATCAAAAGCATCACCAGTTGGGTTTGAACGTCCTGTATAGCCTGTTCCTTTATGAAAACCACCATTTGCATTAGTACTTGTACTACATACACACCCAATGCAGCCTGCATTTCCTCCACCAGTTGTATTAAAATTGTGACCGATATCATAGCTATTGAATCCAATATTTGTATCAATGGTTTGCCCTGTTTTAATATTCCATTCATTGCTCCAAGGATCAGTATTTGTTGCGCCTATATATATTAAAGCATCATTATTTGCCACAAAAATCATAGTTATGGCTAAGTCATTTTCATAAACTCCATTAACACGAGTCATAGTTATAGCCATTTGAGCTTGTACTCTAGATTTTTGAGTAGCAATTGGATCGGCAGTATTTCCTCTAAAGATATTTCCGTACTCTGCAGTACAAGACTGAGCTAATCGATACGTTCTTAATACTTTATCGTCAGTATCCGCTCTAAATAATGCATTTGCTCTTCTGTCGTTTTCTAATGAAGGTAAATGAACATCTTCTCTTGTTAAACACTCAAAAGTTTGTCCATCTGACAATAAACTTGCTTTGTTATATACAATGTAATTTAATCTGTTTTCGGTATATGGATCTATGAACGCCGTACTTTTTCCTGCAGACAATGTCATAGAATGCAAACCAAACTCAGTAACGGAAAATCTAGCAACAGCAGTTTTATCATCTAAACCATTACCAACATAAGATTTAATTGTAGGAAACTTCTCTGCTAAACCTTTTTCCATAATTGGAGTTTCTAAAACACTAAAACGTTCTAATTTACCTTCAGCATTTGGTAATTGTATTACCACATTAGAGGTTCCTTGAAATTCACCTCTAATAGGTGCATTTCTTAACTGTTCTTTTAAAACTTGAAGGTTTAAATTCCAAAGTGTAAATTCTTTTGGAGACGATGCTCTTCTAACTTTTGTTTCGTTTTCAATAGCCTTTTCATCTATTTTATTCCACAAAGATTTTTGTTGAGCATTTACAATAAGCGAATAAAACGCCATTATAAAAATTAGTAATTTTTTTTTCATATTTAGGGGTAAATTAAAAATTAATTAACAAATATATATTTTTTTTCGAAAAAAAATATTTTTTACACAAAAAAAGAGAAGACTATTGCCTTCTCTTTTAAAATATTAAGTAAAAATATTACAGATTATTGGATAACAATTTTCTTAACTTCTTTTCTAGAACCATCTTCAACTGTTACTAAATAAACACCAGATTGAACATTATCTAATTGTAGATTTTCATTAAAAAATCCATTGTTATCATAAGATTTATTGAATATCTCTCTACCTCTAATGTCATGTACATTTACTTTAATTTCATTTCCAGAGTTAGAATTAAACTGAATAGTAAAATTACCATTATTAGGGTTAGGATATATTGAGAAATTTTCTAACCCGAAAGATTCAGAGTTTAATGTAACTGTTTGAGTACAAATTTCAATAGACCAATTTCCTATTGAACCAGTATCCCCAGTAAAATAATCAACCGCTAAAAGCGTCCAAGTACCATCATTATTTTTACCATTAAAATTAGAAAGTAACCCATTAGGCTTCCAAGTTCCTGAAGTTGCTGTACATCCCGTTGTTGGAACAGTTGTTGCCGCAGCATCATCAAAAACATATTCTAAAGATCCTGGAGTATTATCACAATTCCTGTTCCATAATAAAACTTGTGTAGCGTCTGGGTGATTAATCGCAATAACTAAATCTTCGATATAAGAATGTGCAAATCCCAAAGTTACATTTACATCAGATATTGTAGAAGACGGACCAGGTACATTAATTGTTTTAGAAACAACAGTGCCGGCAACATTATTACCTCCTCCATCAGGAACAGGTAACACTGTATTATTACTGTAAGTCATACATGTAGTTGAAACAACATAACCAATAGAAAAATTAGGAGATACCGCATAATAAACATTTCCAACTGCTTCAACTAAAATTCTACAATTTACTGCAGCGGTTGCTGGCATGGTAACAACTTCAGAACCATCATTAGGAGTATTTGCTAATAAAGTTGTAAATGTTGCTCCATCATCAGTTGATAATAAAATATTTACATTTGATGTGTTAATTCCATTTGCATTTGTTCCAGCAACATTCCAAGTAACAGTTTGAGAACTGTTTGTATTCCAAGAAGCATTCGCAGCTGGACTTGTAACAGTAAATGGACCAGCGGCAGCCACAGTAGTAACTGTCATGTTTGCTCTAGCTGTTTGTCCTCCATTAGGTGTTTGGTTATCCCTAACTGTTAGAGCAAAGTTTAATGTTCTACCAACATTAGGAGTAACTTCCCAAGTTGGTGTTAAATTTCCTGATAAAACACTAGCAAAATTAGGAAAATATCTTTTATTCGATGTTGATGGATTTATTGATCTATAAACAGGCCCTGTAGTTTGAGTAGCTGTCGGATAATTTGTTCCAGCAGCCGCATTAGTTTGCTCCCAACAGTAAGTTAAAGAAGCACCCGCATTCGCATCAGTTGCATTACCAGTTAATACAAACGCAGTACCTTTTGGAATTGTATAGTTTGACAATGCTGAAATTACTGGGGCATTATTACCATTAGCTGCTTGAGGAGCACAATTACCTGAGCCTACCATAACTGCATTCATACTTGCAATACTAACCGCATGAAAATAAGGGTCAGAATTTGATTGTACATTTTCTTCACATATTCCAGCATAAGCCATAATAGTAGATCCACTTCCTGGTTCTACAGCATTTGCATTACTAACATTACCTGAATCACAATTCCCAGCAGTATCATCATTTGAACTAAAAGTGTGAGGCCCTCCAAATTGATGCCCCATTTCATGAGCTACATAATCAATATCATATGGATCCCCTACTGGCGAAGGAGAACCAGTAATTCCTCTAGCTTTGTTAGCTGCGTTACATACAACACCTAATCCAGCTAAGCCTCCACCACCTGTACTCACAGTATGTCCAATATCAAAATTTGCAGTTCCTATTGTAGATGTAATAATTGATTGACTTTCATTAATTAACAAACCTGCATTATCATTAGAAAATGAATCAGAAGTAATAAAAATAATTTGGTCATTATTTGCTACTAAGTTCATTCTTAAAGACATGTCTCTTTCATAAATACCATTAACACGAGTCATTGTTACGTTCATTGCAGCTAAAACTGCTGCTTTTTTTTGTGTAGTAGTTCCAGCACTTAAACCTGCCGCATTAACATGAAAAGTAGCATACTCTACTGTACATGCCATTGCTAATCTGTATTGTCTGAAAGTTCCATCAGTTGCCAAAACTTGGTTTTCTAAAACGCTTCTATTTAATTCAGCAATTTCTTCATGGTTGTCTTTAAAGTGACATGCAAACGTTCTAACGGTATGAAGATTTTTTCTATTGTATACAATATAATTATTCAAATCTTTTGTATATGTATCAATATAATAGGTGCCTTCATCACTTGAAGTTGACATTACATGTAATCCAAATAAAGTAACACTAAATCTTAATCTTACTGTTGGATTATCAATTCCAATTGCAATATAAGATTTAATATCTGGATATCTATCCGCTAACCCTTTTTCCATAATTGGCGCTTCAAAAACTTTAAAATTTGAAAGTTCTCCATTTGAATTTGGAAAACTTACTATAGTTCTTGAATCAATCCCTTCAGTATCTAAAGGCGCTCCTATTAAGGATTGTTTGAATGCATTAAAATCTAAATGCATAATTTCATAAACAGTAGGAACCGAAGCTCTTTCCATTTTTTCATGACTAGCTAATTTCTCTACAGAAACTTTAGTCCATAATTTATTTTGCCCAAAAGATAAACTTGCAAACAAAACAAAAATTAATAAAAATTGTAATTTTTTCATCATTAGTTGATTAATAATTTGGTTTATGTAAAACAAATGTAATAAAAAAATAAAAACAATAAGCTTTATTACTCTTTTAATAAATATAGAATTTATATTTGCAGAAAAAAATCTTGAAAACATACCATTCAATATTTAATTTTTCTTCTTCTAAGAAAACGATTGTGACTATTGGAACATTTGATGGTGTTCACATAGGGCATAAGTCCATTTTAGATAGATTAAAAAATGAAACTAACAATGGTGAGTTTTTGTCACTTGTCTTGACATTTTTCCCTCATCCTAGAATGGTTCTTAATCAGGATTCCTCTATAAAACTTTTGAATACGATTGAGGAAAAAACTACTTTATTAGAATGTTATGGAATTGACGCTTTAATTATTCATCCATTTGATGCTGCATTTTCAAATTTAACCGCTGAAGAATTTGTTAAGAGTGTTTTAGTTAACCAATTGAATGTTCAAAAAATAATTATTGGCCATGACCACAGATTTGGAAAAAACAGAACTGCTAACATTGATGATTTAATTAATTTTGGACAAAAATATAATTTTAATGTTGAGCAAATTGGCGCACAAGAAATAGATGAAATTGCTATTAGTTCAACCAAAATCAGAAAAGCTTTATTAGAGGGAAATATTACATTAGCGAATCAATTTTTAGGATATTCTTATTTCTTTTCTGGAAAAGTTATTGAAGGAAAAAAAATTGGTAGAACTTTAGGGTTTCCAACGGCTAATATTGAAATAAATGAAAACTACAAATTATTACCTAAAAATGGGGCTTATGTGATTAGTTGTAATATTGATTCTTCGATTTATTATGGCATGATGAATATTGGAAATAATCCTACAATTGGAAATAACGAACAATCTATAGAAGTACATTTTTTTGAATTGAACAAAAATCTTTACAACGAAAATCTAGAAATTTCAATTCTATATTACTTACGTGATGAACAGAAATTCAGTACAATTGAAGATTTAAAGATGCAACTTGAAAAAGACAAAAATTATTCTTTAAATTTCATAAATAACTTAAAATAACAAATCCCGATTAGTACATCGGGATTCATATTATTTATTCATTTCAGTAAAATATTTATAGAATAACGGAATTGTTTCAATACCTTTTAAGTAATTGAAAACCCCAAAATGTTCATTTGGCGAATGAATAGCATCTGAATCCAATCCAAATCCCATTAATATAGTTTTACTCTTTAATTCTTTTTCAAATAAAGCCACAATAGGAATACTTCCTCCTGAACGAACAGGAATTGCTGGTACACCAAATGTTTCGGTATAGGCTTTATTGGCGGCTTGGTATCCAACACTATCAATTGGAGTAACATACCCTTGTCCACCATGATGAGGCGTTACCTTAACTTTTACTGATTTAGGTGCAATGCTTTCAAAATGATTTTTGAATAATTCAGTTATTTCTTCCCAATCTTGATTTGGTACTAAACGCATAGATATTTTAGCAAATGCTTTACTTGCAATTACTGTTTTAGCACCTTCACCTGTATAACCACCCCAAATTCCATTAACATCTAATGTAGGGCGAATCGAGTTTCGCTCGTTAGTTACATAACCCGCTTCGCCATGAATATCTTCAATATCCAACGCTTTTTTATAATTTTCTAATGAAAAGGGTGCTTTTGCCATTTCAGCTCTTTCAGCAGCAGACAATTCTTCAACCTTGTCATAAAACCCTGGAATGGTAATGTGATTGTTTTCATCATGTAAGGAAGCAATCATCTTTGTTAATATATTGATTGGATTTGCTACAGCTC
It encodes the following:
- a CDS encoding ABC transporter permease; translation: MNLSLYIAKRYAVSFSKNKAINIITGIASVGIIASTMALFIFLSVFSGLKIFSLNFANVSDPDLKIETSIGKTFFVDQNQENLLKKSKNIASFSKIVEERVYFMYDNKEMVAHIKGVDDNFIKVTDFNKHLYAGEWFENNSENIVVGADISRKLGLGLFDYNNGLESYAPKPGKGNIENPNEAFNKILLFPSGIYSINEELDGKYVFCSIDIAKQFLELKENEITNLEIKLYPNASENSAREELSRILGKSITIKNRAQLNDSLYKMLQSENLFIYLFSTLVVILTLFCLAGAIVMIIIDKKDNLKTLYHLGVNQRSIRKIFFTQGIIITSFGLTLGLILAIAIIVLQQEFSIIMITPTMPYPVHFEWENTIIVISTILVLGIISSWIASGTVNNTLLQE
- a CDS encoding ribose-phosphate pyrophosphokinase, with translation MLYQEPEAKIFACSQSVYLAEQIAEKYGVSLGKVTFSKYSDGEFQPSFEESIRGLRVFLVCSTFPSSDNLMELLLMIDAAKRASARHITAVIPYFGWARQDRKDKPRVPIGAKLVAKLLEAAGATRIMTMDLHADQIQGFFEKPVDHLFASTIFLPYVRSLNLENLTIASPDMGGSKRAYAYSKFLESDVVVCYKQRKKANVIDTMELIGEVKGRNVILVDDMIDTGGTLAKAADVMMEKGALSVRAICTHPILSGEAYEKIENSKLLELIVTDSIPLKKESKKIKVVSCAPLFAEVMHMVQNNNSISGKFLM
- a CDS encoding 50S ribosomal protein L25/general stress protein Ctc, producing the protein MKSITIKGSERENVGKKATKAVRDAGMVPCVIYGGNQPVHFVADERAFKDLVYTPNAHTVVVELNGTSYNVIMQDIQFHPVSDKILHIDFFQLSDNKEIIMEVPVKVTGTSPGVLLGGVLRLNQRRLKVKALPKNLPDFVEANISELQMGNKLYVTKIETNNFKLMHPDNTVVCQVRISRAAMKAAQEAAKAEKGAKKKK
- the pth gene encoding aminoacyl-tRNA hydrolase encodes the protein MNWLSNLFKKQKEDSLPMKKFLIVGLGNIGSEYANTRHNIGFKVLDYLAHREGISFQTVKLGEVAELKIKGRTIILLKPNTYMNLSGKAVKYWLEKENIEKENMLVITDDLNLAFGTIRIKTKGSDGGHNGLKNIQLLLNSTEYPRYRFGISDAFKKGQQVDYVLGEWTEEEKEKLKERLEVSSEIIKSFALAGLNNTMNTYNGK
- a CDS encoding zinc-dependent metalloprotease; the encoded protein is MKKKLLIFIMAFYSLIVNAQQKSLWNKIDEKAIENETKVRRASSPKEFTLWNLNLQVLKEQLRNAPIRGEFQGTSNVVIQLPNAEGKLERFSVLETPIMEKGLAEKFPTIKSYVGNGLDDKTAVARFSVTEFGLHSMTLSAGKSTAFIDPYTENRLNYIVYNKASLLSDGQTFECLTREDVHLPSLENDRRANALFRADTDDKVLRTYRLAQSCTAEYGNIFRGNTADPIATQKSRVQAQMAITMTRVNGVYENDLAITMIFVANNDALIYIGATNTDPWSNEWNIKTGQTIDTNIGFNSYDIGHNFNTTGGGNAGCIGCVCSTSTNANGGFHKGTGYTGRSNPTGDAFDIDYVAHEMGHQFGGYHTQSSSNCRSGSGLTEVEPGSGSTIMGYAGICPTNVQNNSDAYFTYVNIRDIMDNVKFGVSQPTLPLTNFANNPPTADAGRDYIIPKSTAFMLVGQGSDPDGNPITYTWEQNDPGNPNSTAAPTPTRAVGPMFRSIWGTSSPIRYMPSMATVLTGATSNTWEVCPSVARDLNFSLTVRDNVSGVGQTATDLMKVTVNGVAGPFVVNSPNTAVSWQAGTNQNVTWDVAGTDVNGINAKYVDIYLSTNGGTSFPILLASKVPNDGSEIISVPNTVGTTNRIMVKGWDNIFFDVSNSNFSITAPTSTMNISFNGVEGEQNKSICQGSSVSYTINYQALGGFSGTTTFSASGNPAGTTVSFSPTSISANGNVVMTVSNTAGITPNVYGITVTATSGSVTKSAMFYLDLLNANFGTPSLTSPANNAVGLGTSFDLTWVADPNATSYDVEVATDIAFTNIFIATSSNTNSFSLSGLAEGTVYYWRIKPKNSGCSGVFSTESKFTTGVCSGSLNSIDVPLVIATTANVTIESTLNIPSGVVISDINLTMNLTHTWINDLTATLISPAGTQVQLFARPCTSANIQNIVATFDDSGSTVVCGSNPGISGVVQPTQALSAFNGENSTGTWTLRILDAFNQDGGSLDSWSLNICSVQTLSVDENELSIGDLLVYPNPNNGNFNIQFTSTSGNEIKVNVHDVRGREIFNKSYNSNGLFNESLQLENVQSGIYLVTVQDGSRKEVKKIVIQ
- a CDS encoding reprolysin-like metallopeptidase: MMKKLQFLLIFVLFASLSFGQNKLWTKVSVEKLASHEKMERASVPTVYEIMHLDFNAFKQSLIGAPLDTEGIDSRTIVSFPNSNGELSNFKVFEAPIMEKGLADRYPDIKSYIAIGIDNPTVRLRFSVTLFGLHVMSTSSDEGTYYIDTYTKDLNNYIVYNRKNLHTVRTFACHFKDNHEEIAELNRSVLENQVLATDGTFRQYRLAMACTVEYATFHVNAAGLSAGTTTQKKAAVLAAMNVTMTRVNGIYERDMSLRMNLVANNDQIIFITSDSFSNDNAGLLINESQSIITSTIGTANFDIGHTVSTGGGGLAGLGVVCNAANKARGITGSPSPVGDPYDIDYVAHEMGHQFGGPHTFSSNDDTAGNCDSGNVSNANAVEPGSGSTIMAYAGICEENVQSNSDPYFHAVSIASMNAVMVGSGNCAPQAANGNNAPVISALSNYTIPKGTAFVLTGNATDANAGASLTYCWEQTNAAAGTNYPTATQTTGPVYRSINPSTSNKRYFPNFASVLSGNLTPTWEVTPNVGRTLNFALTVRDNQTPNGGQTARANMTVTTVAAAGPFTVTSPAANASWNTNSSQTVTWNVAGTNANGINTSNVNILLSTDDGATFTTLLANTPNDGSEVVTMPATAAVNCRILVEAVGNVYYAVSPNFSIGYVVSTTCMTYSNNTVLPVPDGGGNNVAGTVVSKTINVPGPSSTISDVNVTLGFAHSYIEDLVIAINHPDATQVLLWNRNCDNTPGSLEYVFDDAAATTVPTTGCTATSGTWKPNGLLSNFNGKNNDGTWTLLAVDYFTGDTGSIGNWSIEICTQTVTLNSESFGLENFSIYPNPNNGNFTIQFNSNSGNEIKVNVHDIRGREIFNKSYDNNGFFNENLQLDNVQSGVYLVTVEDGSRKEVKKIVIQ